The DNA region ACGGGTGCGCGCGCACGCCTCGAGGGCCCCCAGGCCCGTATGGAAGCGAGCATGTCCCACCAGATCGTCCGCCAGGTCCGCCTGGAGCTCGAAGAAGTCCTGACCCTGCTTCGTCGCTGACCCGCTTCCGCAGATCGCGGCGTTGCTGTTACAATCGTTTGCTCGTCGGGGTGTAGCGCAGCCTGGTAGCGCACTACGCTGGGGGTGTAGTGGTCGCGAGTTCGAATCTCGCCACCCCGACCATTATTCGAAAAGGCGTCCCTCACGGGGCGCCTTTTTTCGTTGGGGCCGTACCAGCCACTGGCGCAGCCGTGAACTCCCGGACCACCGGCACCTTTTTCGACTTCCGCTGGAACTCCGTCGTGACCTCCAGACGCGAATGCTCCGTCGCGACGTCGCAGCGCTGCTGGCAACGTGGGCGCGCTGATCTTCAATTCCTTGCGTACGCTGGTAATGTGACCTTCTGAAAAACAGAGGCCCGCGGATGAATTTTCCACGCCGTCCGTCGAATGACGGGCTCGATCACCGGCTGCACTCGCTCGAGCAGAACAACGTACGTCTGCCTTCGACGGCGCATCTGAGGGCGCTGGAAGCCGCCGCACGATTAGGCTCTTTCGAACGCGCGAGTTACGAGCTGGCAGTCACGCCCAGCGCCGTCGCCAAACGCGTCGCCGGACTCGAGTCCCTCCTCGGCGTAAAGATGCTTTCGCGCACAGGCCGCGGCGTCGAGCCCACCGCTATCGGCCGCGAATACCTCGAGCAGGTCAACGTCGCGCTCGGTCTGCTGACGCGCTCCGCGTATCACCGCCGCGATTCATCATCACGTCGACGGCTGCGTGTCGCCACGCCACCGACGTTCGGGCGCGATCTTCTCGTCCCGCACCTGCATGCTTTCACTCAGCGGTATCCGGACATCGAGCTCGAGCTGATGCCGTCCATCCCGTATCTCGACATCACGGCGCCGGGTTGGGATGTGGAAGTGCGCTTCGGTGACGGACGCTTCGAGGGCGTGGACAGTGAGCGCCTCACCAGCGAGACGGTTTTCCCCGTGGCGAGTCCGGCTTACCTCGCGCAGATTCGTTTCGACTCGCCGGCCGACATGATCCGTCGCGCGATCCTGCTGCGCTGTCCGCTCGAGCCTTGGGGGCCATGGATGCGTGCCGCCCGCACCGAGACGGGGCAGGGCGATACCGCCGAACCGACGGACGGCCATCGGCTGATGGACCTCGGCATGTTGATGGAGGCGGCGCTCAATGGACATGGCGTGGCGCTGGTCCGGCGCAGTCTTGCGCGGCGTCATCTGCAGAACGGCAAGCTGATCAAGCTGTTCGCGGTCGAAGCGGAACCGGCGTACGCCTATCACCTGTGCTGGCACCGCGTGGCGGAGCCCGACGAGGCGCGAGGTGCGTTTATCGCGTGGTTGCGGGAGGTCTGTGTGGAGGCGCAGAGGCCTTAATCGCGATGACCCAAATGTAGGAGCGCGCCCCGCGCGCGATGCTTTTCCGTGTGGAAAGGCATCGCGCGCAGGGCTGTAATGGCCGGGTTTTTCAGGACCACCAAGTAGGAGCAAAATCTCCTGCGAGGTGAATCATGGCTCATAGAAAAATTCCGGCAGCGGTCAAAGCCGAGGCAATACGACTGGTGGTCGAGGTGGGATATACCCCGCCTCAAGCCGCTCAGATGATGGGTCTGGGGCCGACGGCCCTGAGGCGATGGGTGGAGGAATGGCGTGAACGGCAAGCGGCGATACCGGACGATCCGGTGGAGCAGCGGCGCCTCATCGCGCAGCTTCAGGGACAGCTGAAAGCCTCTGAAGACGCTCGTGCGGTGTTGGCACAGGAGCGTGACGTCCTAAAAAAACAGTTGCCCTCTCACCTGGCCGCCATCTTGCGAAAGCCGAGATCGTCCAAAAGGTGAGAGGGGATTTGTCGATACGACAGGTCTACGCGATTCTTGGCTGGCCCCGGAGCCGGCACTACGCCCCCGTCAAGGCGGCTCCCGCCATCGACGAAGGGCTTGCCCAGACCGCTCTGGCCATTCATCGGGATAGTCGCCGCAGCTATGGCGCACGCCGCCTTGCGCGCAGCCTGTGCCGGCACGGCTTTCGTGTGGGTCGCGAACGGGCGGCGACACTGATGCGCCGGCTGGACATTCGACTGAGGAAGAAGCGGTTTCATTACGCCAGACGCAACACGAAACCTGCACCGGCCGAAAATATCGTCAACCGACAGTTCGATCCGGCGCGTCCCAACCAGACCTGGGCCGGCGACATCACCTTCATCCGAACGGGCCAGGGCTTCCTCTATCTGGCCATCGTGGTCGATCTGTACTCCCGGCGAATCGTCGGCTGGGCCACAAGCCACACGCCCGATTCACGACTGGCCATCAAGGCCAACGAACTGGCCATCGGCTTGCGCCAGCCGGCTCCCGGGTTAGTCATCCACACCGACCAGGGCGCCTCGTACACCTCCGATCGCTACACCCAACATCTGGCCCGGCACGGCATCGTTCAAAGCATGAGCCGAAAGGGGAACTGCTGGGACAACGCCGTCGTCGAACGCGTCTTCCGAAGCCTTAAACAGGAGTGGTTCGGCGAGGAAACCTTCCCGACCCGAGCTCTGGCATCACAAGACGCGATCGACTATCTGGTTCGCTATTACAACCACGAGCGCCTGCACTCCGCGCTCGACTACCGCCCGCCAGCCGAGTTTGAGAGGATGGCGGCTTAACGCTCCTATGCGTGGTCCTCAAATACCCGGCCACTACAGGCGCGCTCCTACCGATCAAGGGGAATCGCGCGTGGGGCGCGATCCCCGGGATTTATTACGGCTGTTGCGCGGCGCGCGGTTCCCTGGTCGGTGAGTCCTTCAGGTCGTGGGCCCGCTTGATCAGGTACTGATGCACCTCTTCCACCTGCTGCATGGTGAGGCTGTCGGCGAACGAGGGCATGCCGTCCATGACGCGGGCGCCGTAGACGATGGCGGCGAAGCGCGCGTGGTTTTCCTTCGACAGGAGGCGCAGGTCGGGCAGCACGCCGCCGGAGACCGCGTTGATACCGTGGCACTGCGAGCAGTTGGCACCGAACGCCTTCTGCCCTTCGGCGATCTGTTCCGGTGTGCCCGTGAGAGGCGGCGGATCGAGCTTGTGGTCGGCGTGCTTGTACTTGAAGTCCGGCAGTTTGGCGGTGCCGCCGAGCTTATAGGTAAGGACTTGTGCGTTAGGCAGCACACCGGCGTTGAGCGAGATGCCGCCTTCAAAGGTCGAGAACGCGCCGCCCCAGCCGACCATGAAAGTCACGTACTGCTCGCCGTCCACCGTATAGGTGATCGGTGCGGCCATGACGCCCGTGTTGGCCGGCTGCTCCCAGAGTTTTTTACCCTTGTCGGCGGAGTACGCCACGACGCGACCGTCGGCGGTGCCTTCGAAGACGAGGTTGCCCGCGGTGGACAGCACGCCGCCGTTGAAGATCGTCTTGTACGGGACTTCCCAGACCATCTTCTGCGTCTTCGGGTCCCAGGCCGTGAGCTTGCCGCTCCAGGTGTTGGCCAGTTCGCGCAGCTCCTTCTCCGCCTCGGGCACCATGCCGGCATCCGCGCCGAGCTGATAGGCGCTCTTGAACTTGCGACGCGGCGGTTCCTTGGCCAGATCCTGGTAGTACGCCGACATGATGTGCGTCGGGATGTAGACCAGACCCGTATCCGGGCTGTACGACATCGGCTGCCAGTCGTGCGCGCCCCAGAACGCGGGTTGCACCAGATGCGGCTTGTGTTCCGGATCCTTCCAGTATTCGGCGCTTTGATTGACCTTCGGACGACCGGTCTTCATGTCGACGCCACTGGACCAGCTGAGCGGGATGATGTTCTTCGCCGACAGCAGCTTGCCGTTGGTGCGATCGATGACGTAGAAGTAGCCGTTCTTCGGCGACTGCATGGCTACCTTGCGCACCTTGCCGTCGATCTTTATGTCGGCAAGGATGATGTGCGCGGTCGCCGTGAAGTCCCAGGCGTCGCCCGGGGTAGTCTGGTAGTGCCATGCGTACTCGCCGGTGTCCACATGGATCGCCACGATGGACGACAGGAACAGGTTGTCGCCCTTGCCTTCGCTGCGGAACTTCGGATTCCACGACGACGCGTTGCCCACGCCGATGTAGAGCAGCTTCAGCTCGGGATCGTACGACATCGAATCCCATACGGTACCGCCGCCACCCTGCGTGACGAACGCACGACCGGTCCACGTCGGACGGGCGATTTCCATCGCCTTGTTCTCGGCCGGCTTGTCCGGATCGCCCGGCACCGTCCAGAAGCGCCAGTCCTGCTTGCCGGTCTCGGCGTCGTACGCGGTGATGTAGCCGCGCGTGCCGTACTCGGCGCCACCGTTACCGATGATCACCTTGCCTTCGACGATGCGCGGCGCGCCGGTGATCGAGATGCTTCGCGTGGTGTCGTAGCGCGTATCGACCGACCAGACCTTCGTGCCGGTCTTCGCGTCGATCGCCTCGAGACGGCCGTCGAGCACGCCCACGTAGACCTTGCCATTCCACACGGCCACACCGCGGTTCACCGCGTCGCAGCAGGCTTCGCCTGCGCGTGCACGGTCCGACTTCGGGTCGTACTTCCATTTCAGCTGGCCGGTTTTCGCGTCAAGTGCGTAAACGATGGAGAAGGGGCCCGTGGTGTACATCACACCGTCGACGACGATGGGTGTCGCTTCGACGCCGCGATCGATGTCGATCTTGTACGTCCATGCCAGGCCTAGCTTGTCGACGTTCTTGTCGGTGATCTGCTTCAACGGGCTGTAGCGCTGCTCGTCGTACGTGCGTCCGGTGGTCATCCAGTTGCCGGGTTCCTTGTCGGCATTGACGATGCGCGCGCCGTCGACGGCGGCCGGTCCCCTGGCGGCATCCTGGGCAAAAGTGGTGGACCCGCCGACGAGGGCGAGGGCGAGTGCCGTCGTCATCGTCAGGAACCGGGCTGGCTTTCCGCTTGCTGGTTTCATGGTGTCTCCCCTCGTGTGTCGCGCCATCAGTCGTGCTGGATGTAGACGACGTGCGTTTCGGTGTATTCGTAAAGGCCGTGCTTGCCGTCGGCGCCGCCGATGCCCGACTTGCGACGACCGGCGTGGAAGCCCTGCATGGCTTCGAAGTTTTCGCGGTTGACGTACGTTTCGCCGAATTCGAGATCGCGCACACCACGGAAGGCGCTGTTGAGATCGCGCGTATACAGCGACGAGGTAAGGCCGTAGTCGGAGTCGTTGGAGTAGGCGACCGCCTGTTCCAGACCGTCGACCAGCACGATAGGCAGGACCGGACCGAAGGTCTCCTTACGGATGATTTCCTGATCGTTGTTTTTCGCGATCAGCACGGTCGGCTCGTAATGGAAGCCCTGGCCGAGGTCGGCGACCTTGCCGCCCGTGATCACTTCGTTGCCCGCGGCGACGGCTCGCTCGACCGCACCGCGTACCTTGTCCAGGCCTGCCTTGTTGATCAGCGGGCCCATGCCGACGGACGCATCCGCGCCGGGATCGCCATAGGTCGTGGCGGCCATGTTCCGGCGAAGCTTCTCGACGAATTCGTCGGCGACCTTGCGGTCGACGTAGACGCGCTCGGCGCAGTTGCACACCTGCCCGGTGTTGATCACGCGCGAATCGGTGATGGCCTTCGCGGCGAGGTCGAGGTCGGCATCGGCCAGCACGATCGCCGGCGCCTTGCCGCCCAGTTCCAGGTTCACGCGGGTGAGGTGCTTGCCCGCCGTCTGCATGATGCGGCTGCCGGTCTCGACGCTGCCGGTGAAGCTGATCAGGCCGACGCCCGGGTTGTCGGTCAGTGCCGCGCCGGCCTTGGCACCGGTGCCGCCGATGAGGTTGAACACGCCCTCGGGCAGGTCGGTCTCCGCGACCAGCTTCGCGAACTCGAACGCATTGAGCGGCGTTTCTTCGCTGGGCTTGATCACCACGGTATTGCCGGTGACCAGTGCGGGAGCCATCTTGCGGGCGATCAGGAAGAACGGGAAGTTCCACGGCAGGATGCCGGCGACGACGCCGATCGGCTTGCGCAGCAGGAAGATGCTTTCGCCCGGGCGGTCGCTGGTGAGCACCTCGCCTTCGAGACGGCGCGCCCATTCGGCCATGTAATCGATGTAGTCGGCGGTGAAGTCGACCTCGACCGCGGCGAGACCCTGCGTCTTGCCTTGTTCGGCGACGATCAGCGCGGCCAGGCGCTCGCGATGCTGGCGCACCTTGGCCGAGATCGCGCGCAGTGCATTGGCGCGCTGGATGGCGGGCAGCTTCGACCACGCCGGCTGCGCCTTGCGCGCGGCGTCCACGGCGGAGGCCACGGTACCGGCGGAGGCTTCCGGCACATGGCCGAGCACGGCCTGCGTTGCCGGGTTGGTGACCTCGACGCTGCCATCGGACGAGTCGCTGACGAACCGTCCGCCGATGTAATTCTGGTAGCTGCTGCTCATATCGTTTCCTTGGGTACGCGCGCCATGCGGCGCGGGGTGTTCAAGCGGTGGGGCGAAGCGGGAGCCAGGGCTCACCGCGTTCGTCGAGAAGAATGGAACGATCGAGGGCGCGCACCGAGGTGTTGCCGGTCAGCGCCATGCTGACATCCAGCTCGCGCCGCAGGATCTCGATCACCCTGGTCACGCCTTCCTGGCCCATGGCACCGAGGCCGTAGAGGAAGGCCTTGCCGATGAGGCCGGCACGCGCGCCAAGGGCCAGCGATTTCAGAAGCGCCTGGCCGGTCTGGATGCCGCCGTCGAAAAGAACCTCGATGTCGTTGCCGACGGCGTCGACGACACGGGGCAGGGCGTAAGCGGAAGCGACGGCGCCATCGAGCTGCCGCCCGCCATGGTTGGAGACGACGATCGCGTCGACGCCCGCCTTGACCGCTGAGCGTGCGTCATCGGGCTCCATGATCCCTTTGAGGATCAGCTTGCCCGGCCACAGGTCGCGGATCCAGCCGATGTCGTCCCAGGTCAGTCGCGGATCGAACTGGTTGCCGATCCACTGCGCGAGGGTAGTGAGGCCATCCGCCCCGTCGATCTGCCCGGCCAGATTGCCGAACGAGCGACTCGGCGCGGACAGGACGCCGCTCACCCAGCGTGGCTTGCCGAGGATGTCGACGAGATTGCGCATCGTCAGCTTCGGCGGCACCGTCATGCCGTTCTTGATCTCGCGATGGCGCTGACCCTGGATCTGCAGGTCGGCGGTCACCATCAGCGCGGAGCAGCCCGCCTCGCGGGCACGGGTGATCAGCGACCTGGTAAAGCCCCGGTCGCGCATCACGTAGATCTGAAACCAGAACGGGTCCTTCACCGCCGCGGCGACTTGTTCGACCGAGCAGATCGACATGGTGCTCAGGCAGAAGGGGATCCCGGCGGCCGCCGCCGCGCGGGCGGCGAGGATCTCGCCCGAGCCGTGGGTCAGGCCGGTGAGGCCGGTCGGCGCGATCGCCAGCGGCACGGACAGCGGCTGGCCGATCACTTCGGTGGTCAGATCACGGCGATCGACATCGATCATGACGCGCTGGCGCAGGTGGATGCGATCGAAGACGGCGCGGTTGTCGCGCAGCGTCACTTCTTCATAAGAGCCGCGGTCGTCGTAGTCGAAAAACGCGCGAGGCACACGTTTGCGGGCGAGATGCCGAAGGTCGGCGACGCAGGTGATCGGAGTGGGCATGCTGGACCATCGAAACGAAAAACCTGCCGGATGCTAGGCAGGCGGTCGCTGCGCCTGAACGAAATAATTTCCTGTCAGGCAAGCGCTCGTGGCGGGTCTTTATGCTGCGGTGCGGAAGGAATGGCGCAGCGGCTCTGCAGCGCCGCCCGTTCGCCAGAACGCAGCGCAGCATAGGCGTGCTGCGCATAGCTGGTTTTGTTTCGTAAGCGTTTTAACCCCGGAGGGGCGGCAGGGGCGTTGAACAGGAGGTCACCCCGTCGAGGTCGCGAAATCAATGAAGTCTTTCGTAAGCCGCCTGTTGCTTGCAGCCTCTTTCGTCGCCTCTCCGGCGGTGTTCGCCTGCCAGCCCGTGTTCTGGCAGCCCACCGGTTTTTCCGTCGGCTACTCGGCCAGCGGCGCCGAACAGAACCTGCCGTCGAATGCGCGGGGTGCCCTGTATGTGGACGTTCGCGATGGTGTGCCTCACGCGCCCTCGCCGGATGATTTCATCGTCACCGACCGCACGACCACTGAACGCCTTCATACGCATGTCGTGGGCCTGAAACGCCCGGACCGGGATGGCTACTACCTCGTCGCGCCCGAGGGCGGCTTCAGGTCGGGCCATGTATACGAGATCGCCATCTCCGGCTCAGCGCAGCCCGGTTCGACCTTCGCCCCATCGGTCCGCGTTGCCGTCGGTCCGCCGCTATCGCCCATCGAATTGGCCGATGGGGTACGGATCGTGACCCGAAGGGATAGCGGCGGAGGGCAGGCGACGGTGGTGGTTGACGTCGCCTATTCGGGCGAGGCCGAGCGCTACGCGCCGCGTCTGGCGAGGCAGGTCACGGCGCCCCGGACGGGCGACGTCGACGAAATCATCGGCCCCTGTGGGCCCGGGCCGCAGCTCCTGCTCGAGTCACCGGGCGGCTGCCATATCGTTTCGGCGCGCGTGGACTTCCCGGAGCTGACCGACGATCCCGTTACGGTGAAGGGGCTGGCATGCATGGGCTGGTTCGCTATTCCGTTGCCCGCCGCATGACCCGCCGAGAGTTTGCTCCAGCCTTCGGCCAGATGGCATGGAAGACCTGGCCGAGGCGGTCGCGCGGTGTTCTGGCGAGGATCCACTGGCGCCCACGTCGACAGCAGGCGATCATTCCGTCCGTGGCGAGCCTGCCGCATGGGGGGAATGCATGAGTATCCAGGACATCGTTCGCGACGACGACGTCGCGGTCTACAAGACGCTGCTCGAATCGACGCGCGCCATTCCATGGAAGATCGACTGGGCGACGCTGCGTTTTGCCTATGTGGGACCGCAGATCGAGGAGCTGCTCGGCTGGGCACCCGAATCCTGGATGACCGTGCAGGACTGGGCCGATCGCATGCACCCCGAGGACCGCGCGTGGGTTTTCGACTTCTGTGTCTCGCAGTCGATGGCGGGCATCGATCACGAGGCCGATTATCG from Luteibacter mycovicinus includes:
- a CDS encoding LysR substrate-binding domain-containing protein, with the translated sequence MNFPRRPSNDGLDHRLHSLEQNNVRLPSTAHLRALEAAARLGSFERASYELAVTPSAVAKRVAGLESLLGVKMLSRTGRGVEPTAIGREYLEQVNVALGLLTRSAYHRRDSSSRRRLRVATPPTFGRDLLVPHLHAFTQRYPDIELELMPSIPYLDITAPGWDVEVRFGDGRFEGVDSERLTSETVFPVASPAYLAQIRFDSPADMIRRAILLRCPLEPWGPWMRAARTETGQGDTAEPTDGHRLMDLGMLMEAALNGHGVALVRRSLARRHLQNGKLIKLFAVEAEPAYAYHLCWHRVAEPDEARGAFIAWLREVCVEAQRP
- a CDS encoding transposase, coding for MAHRKIPAAVKAEAIRLVVEVGYTPPQAAQMMGLGPTALRRWVEEWRERQAAIPDDPVEQRRLIAQLQGQLKASEDARAVLAQERDVLKKQLPSHLAAILRKPRSSKR
- a CDS encoding IS3 family transposase gives rise to the protein MSIRQVYAILGWPRSRHYAPVKAAPAIDEGLAQTALAIHRDSRRSYGARRLARSLCRHGFRVGRERAATLMRRLDIRLRKKRFHYARRNTKPAPAENIVNRQFDPARPNQTWAGDITFIRTGQGFLYLAIVVDLYSRRIVGWATSHTPDSRLAIKANELAIGLRQPAPGLVIHTDQGASYTSDRYTQHLARHGIVQSMSRKGNCWDNAVVERVFRSLKQEWFGEETFPTRALASQDAIDYLVRYYNHERLHSALDYRPPAEFERMAA
- a CDS encoding PQQ-dependent dehydrogenase, methanol/ethanol family, translating into MKPASGKPARFLTMTTALALALVGGSTTFAQDAARGPAAVDGARIVNADKEPGNWMTTGRTYDEQRYSPLKQITDKNVDKLGLAWTYKIDIDRGVEATPIVVDGVMYTTGPFSIVYALDAKTGQLKWKYDPKSDRARAGEACCDAVNRGVAVWNGKVYVGVLDGRLEAIDAKTGTKVWSVDTRYDTTRSISITGAPRIVEGKVIIGNGGAEYGTRGYITAYDAETGKQDWRFWTVPGDPDKPAENKAMEIARPTWTGRAFVTQGGGGTVWDSMSYDPELKLLYIGVGNASSWNPKFRSEGKGDNLFLSSIVAIHVDTGEYAWHYQTTPGDAWDFTATAHIILADIKIDGKVRKVAMQSPKNGYFYVIDRTNGKLLSAKNIIPLSWSSGVDMKTGRPKVNQSAEYWKDPEHKPHLVQPAFWGAHDWQPMSYSPDTGLVYIPTHIMSAYYQDLAKEPPRRKFKSAYQLGADAGMVPEAEKELRELANTWSGKLTAWDPKTQKMVWEVPYKTIFNGGVLSTAGNLVFEGTADGRVVAYSADKGKKLWEQPANTGVMAAPITYTVDGEQYVTFMVGWGGAFSTFEGGISLNAGVLPNAQVLTYKLGGTAKLPDFKYKHADHKLDPPPLTGTPEQIAEGQKAFGANCSQCHGINAVSGGVLPDLRLLSKENHARFAAIVYGARVMDGMPSFADSLTMQQVEEVHQYLIKRAHDLKDSPTREPRAAQQP
- the aldA gene encoding aldehyde dehydrogenase, encoding MSSSYQNYIGGRFVSDSSDGSVEVTNPATQAVLGHVPEASAGTVASAVDAARKAQPAWSKLPAIQRANALRAISAKVRQHRERLAALIVAEQGKTQGLAAVEVDFTADYIDYMAEWARRLEGEVLTSDRPGESIFLLRKPIGVVAGILPWNFPFFLIARKMAPALVTGNTVVIKPSEETPLNAFEFAKLVAETDLPEGVFNLIGGTGAKAGAALTDNPGVGLISFTGSVETGSRIMQTAGKHLTRVNLELGGKAPAIVLADADLDLAAKAITDSRVINTGQVCNCAERVYVDRKVADEFVEKLRRNMAATTYGDPGADASVGMGPLINKAGLDKVRGAVERAVAAGNEVITGGKVADLGQGFHYEPTVLIAKNNDQEIIRKETFGPVLPIVLVDGLEQAVAYSNDSDYGLTSSLYTRDLNSAFRGVRDLEFGETYVNRENFEAMQGFHAGRRKSGIGGADGKHGLYEYTETHVVYIQHD
- a CDS encoding alpha-hydroxy acid oxidase, whose protein sequence is MPTPITCVADLRHLARKRVPRAFFDYDDRGSYEEVTLRDNRAVFDRIHLRQRVMIDVDRRDLTTEVIGQPLSVPLAIAPTGLTGLTHGSGEILAARAAAAAGIPFCLSTMSICSVEQVAAAVKDPFWFQIYVMRDRGFTRSLITRAREAGCSALMVTADLQIQGQRHREIKNGMTVPPKLTMRNLVDILGKPRWVSGVLSAPSRSFGNLAGQIDGADGLTTLAQWIGNQFDPRLTWDDIGWIRDLWPGKLILKGIMEPDDARSAVKAGVDAIVVSNHGGRQLDGAVASAYALPRVVDAVGNDIEVLFDGGIQTGQALLKSLALGARAGLIGKAFLYGLGAMGQEGVTRVIEILRRELDVSMALTGNTSVRALDRSILLDERGEPWLPLRPTA